The following proteins come from a genomic window of Sesamum indicum cultivar Zhongzhi No. 13 linkage group LG10, S_indicum_v1.0, whole genome shotgun sequence:
- the LOC105172412 gene encoding uncharacterized protein LOC105172412 isoform X2 encodes MDREGGSDVGSYCYYTVLGIRKDASFSDIRSAYRKLALKWHPDRWAKNPSAAGEAKRRFQKIQEAYSVLSDKGKRSMYDAGFLDLFEEDEGMGDFLHDLMNMMEQQNVGAEAESIEDLQKTFVELFGEDLADMMMIQESHEPVVRKSSGNSNTRVTPRRNTHL; translated from the exons ATGGATAGAGAGGGAGGATCCGACGTCGGGTCTTATTGCTACTACACCGTCCTCGGGATTCGCAAGGATGCCTCCTTCTCAGACATTCGTTCAGCTTACCGCAAACTCGCtctg AAATGGCATCCAGATAGGTGGGCGAAGAACCCCTCCGCCGCCGGAGAAGCCAAACGCCGCTTCCAGAAAATCCAAGAAGCCTACTCAG TATTGTCGGACAAGGGGAAGAGGTCAATGTACGACGCCGGATTCCTTGATCTCTTTGAGGAAGACGAG GGGATGGGAGATTTCCTACATGATTTGATGAATATGATGGAGCAGCAGAACGTTGGGGCTGAG GCAGAGAGCATTGAGGATCTGCAGAAAACATTTGTGGAATTGTTCGGTGAGGATCTGGCAGATATGATGATGATACAGGAGAGCCACGAACCGGTGGTGAGGAAGAGCAGTGGGAACAGCAATACGCGGGTTACGCCCAGGCGCAACACCCACCTGTGA
- the LOC105172412 gene encoding uncharacterized protein LOC105172412 isoform X1: protein MDREGGSDVGSYCYYTVLGIRKDASFSDIRSAYRKLALKWHPDRWAKNPSAAGEAKRRFQKIQEAYSVLSDKGKRSMYDAGFLDLFEEDEGMGDFLHDLMNMMEQQNVGAEKAESIEDLQKTFVELFGEDLADMMMIQESHEPVVRKSSGNSNTRVTPRRNTHL from the exons ATGGATAGAGAGGGAGGATCCGACGTCGGGTCTTATTGCTACTACACCGTCCTCGGGATTCGCAAGGATGCCTCCTTCTCAGACATTCGTTCAGCTTACCGCAAACTCGCtctg AAATGGCATCCAGATAGGTGGGCGAAGAACCCCTCCGCCGCCGGAGAAGCCAAACGCCGCTTCCAGAAAATCCAAGAAGCCTACTCAG TATTGTCGGACAAGGGGAAGAGGTCAATGTACGACGCCGGATTCCTTGATCTCTTTGAGGAAGACGAG GGGATGGGAGATTTCCTACATGATTTGATGAATATGATGGAGCAGCAGAACGTTGGGGCTGAG AAGGCAGAGAGCATTGAGGATCTGCAGAAAACATTTGTGGAATTGTTCGGTGAGGATCTGGCAGATATGATGATGATACAGGAGAGCCACGAACCGGTGGTGAGGAAGAGCAGTGGGAACAGCAATACGCGGGTTACGCCCAGGCGCAACACCCACCTGTGA
- the LOC105172797 gene encoding calmodulin-binding protein 60 C-like: MVLKRQLREGGEEGSELPTKRRHLVSTIFKGLNYGRTVQEYVPCLEPIIRKWVQEAVERAIDRSLRSSYNQEDCSRSRSLQLQFHNNLPHTLFTGSRIVSEDRNPIKIALYDSSSQQIITSGPLSSAKVNIVVLDGDFGPDDQEGWTKKEFNHRIVKNREGKRPLVAGELVVPLKDGVGYIGEISFTDNSSWIRSGKFRLGAQVHASSDELRIREAISNSFKVKDHRGESYQKHYPPSLDDEVWRLEKIAKDGTSHEKLTRYGITSVRDFLRLYFSDQFTLRAILDKVSKRTWETIIGHATTCTLDDKNYMYRTGQGTGLVFNSIYKVIGVTLDGQSSQPVNSLNIHQMRMVENLKQHAYRNIKDWVSVCDPSIVGYPMLSASPAADILMNPSMGLHGVNFQEQDHQETEMNTYHPTFSPPYKTEVEQQHNCSFELGESSYPMQGFNLTFRNSFGTSDSPPGFHIGGNYIGHQLSTDDLPIDDFQVDPSALQGNGHFLEPNNPEIGVFSSDSGILIPRNPRPKARWCKVLAVVKWRILVRRNVAARKWKRFYNYM; encoded by the exons ATGGTACTTAAAAGACAGCTTAGGGAGGGGGGTGAGGAAGGTTCTGAACTTCCGACTAAACGCCGGCATTTAGTTTCGAC CATATTCAAAGGGCTGAATTATGGCCGGACAGTGCAAGAATATGTACCCTGCTTGGAACCCATCATTAGAAAATGG GTGCAAGAGGCGGTGGAGCGTGCAATTGACAGATCTCTGAG ATCCTCGTATAATCAAGAGGATTGCTCTCGATCAAGGAGTTTGCAGCTGCAGTTTCATAACAATTTGCCCCACACCTTGTTTACGGGCAGTAGGATTGTGTCTGAGGACAGAAATCCTATAAAGATTGCCTTGTACGATTCTAGTTCCCAACAAATAATAACATCGGGCCCACTATCTTCAGCCAAAGTGAACATCGTCGTGCTTGATGGTGATTTTGGGCCTGATGATCAGGAAGGGTGGACAAAGAAGGAATTTAACCACAGAATAGTGAAGAACAGAGAAGGGAAAAGGCCATTGGTGGCTGGAGAGTTAGTGGTTCCCTTGAAGGATGGGGTCGGTTATATTGGTGAGATAAGCTTCACAGATAATTCAAGCTGGATTAGGAGTGGGAAGTTTCGGTTGGGAGCACAAGTGCATGCTAGTTCTGATGAATTAAGAATTAGAGAAGCAATAAGCAATTCTTTCAAAGTTAAAGATCACCGAGGGGAGT CTTATCAGAAGCATTATCCACCCTCCTTGGATGATGAAGTATGGCGGCTGGAAAAGATAGCTAAAGATGGCACATCCCATGAAAAACTGACTCGGTATGGGATCACCTCTGTTAGAGATTTCTTGAGGCTCTATTTTTCGGACCAGTTCACACTACGTGCT ATACTTGATAAAGTCTCAAAAAGGACATGGGAGACAATTATCGGACATGCTACAACGTGTACTTTAGATGACAAGAACTACATGTACAGGACTGGACAAGGGACAGGGCTGGTATTTAACTCCATATACAAGGTTATCGGGGTGACTCTTGATGGACAAAGTTCGCAGCCTGTGAATAGTCTCAACATACACCAGATG AGGATGGTGGAAAATCTGAAGCAGCATGCTTATCGAAACATAAAGGACTGGGTTTCAGTTTGTGACCCATCAATTGTTGGATACCCTATGCTTTCGGCAAGTCCAGCTGCTGACATTCTTATGAATCCTAGCATGGGTCTCCATGGTGTCAATTTCCAGGAACAAG ATCACCAAGAAACAGAGATGAACACTTATCATCCAACATTCTCACCACCTTACAAAACTGAAGTGGAACAACAACATAATTGTTCCTTCGAGTTGGGGGAGAGCTCATATCCAATGCAAGGCTTCAATCTGACATTTAGAAACAGTTTCGGGACGAGTGATTCTCCACCTGGATTCCACATTGGAGGGAACTACATCGGGCATCAGCTGTCAACTGATGATCTACCCATCGATGATTTTCAGGTTGACCCATCAGCATTGCAAGGGAATGGACATTTTCTTGAACCTAACAATCCTGAGATTGGTGTATTTTCTTCCGACTCTGGGATCCTTATCCCCAGGAACCCAAGGCCCAAAGCAAGGTGGTGCAAGGTTCTGGCGGTGGTTAAGTGGCGGATACTAGTTAGGCGTAATGTGGCCGCAAGAAAATGGAAACGCTTCTACAACTATATGTAA